The following proteins are co-located in the Micromonospora viridifaciens genome:
- a CDS encoding trans-sulfuration enzyme family protein, with protein sequence MTAVDTAAVHAGRDDLTELGVHVPPIDLSTTNPLPSVESGGDAYETLATGGTLPPGGSAVYQRLWNPTVARFETALATLEGTAEAVAFASGMAALTATLLAATRDGKRHVVAVRPLYGGTDHVLATGLLGTEVTWARADEVAAAIRPDTALVVVETPANPTLDLVDLAALATAAGDVPLLVDNTVATPVLQQPARHGAALVLHSATKSIGGHGDVLAGAVACDPAWAARLRQVRAVTGAILHPLGAYLLHRGLQTLPLRVRAQQAGAEKLAAWLAGHPGVERVHHPSLHDPAGLVGRQMSGTGSLLAFEVRGGAPAAATVAGACRLITHAVSLGGVDTLIQHPASLTHRPVEGDAKPCGGLLRLSVGLEDPEDLRADLERALAAI encoded by the coding sequence ATGACCGCCGTGGACACCGCAGCCGTGCACGCCGGACGCGACGACCTCACCGAGCTCGGCGTCCACGTACCGCCCATCGACCTCTCCACCACCAACCCGCTGCCGTCCGTCGAAAGCGGCGGCGACGCGTACGAGACCCTGGCCACCGGCGGCACCCTCCCGCCCGGCGGCAGCGCCGTCTACCAACGGCTCTGGAACCCCACCGTGGCCCGCTTCGAGACCGCCCTCGCCACCCTCGAAGGCACCGCCGAAGCCGTCGCCTTCGCCAGCGGCATGGCCGCCCTCACCGCCACCCTGCTCGCCGCCACCCGCGACGGAAAGCGCCACGTCGTCGCGGTCCGCCCCCTCTACGGCGGCACCGACCACGTGCTCGCCACCGGCCTGCTCGGCACCGAGGTCACCTGGGCCCGCGCCGACGAGGTCGCCGCGGCGATCCGCCCCGACACCGCCCTGGTCGTCGTCGAGACCCCGGCCAACCCCACCCTCGACCTGGTCGACCTCGCCGCCCTCGCCACCGCCGCCGGCGACGTCCCGCTGCTCGTCGACAACACCGTCGCCACCCCGGTGCTCCAGCAGCCCGCCCGGCACGGTGCCGCCCTCGTGCTGCACAGCGCCACCAAGAGCATCGGCGGCCACGGCGACGTCCTCGCCGGCGCCGTCGCCTGCGACCCCGCCTGGGCCGCCCGGCTACGCCAGGTCCGCGCCGTCACCGGCGCGATCCTGCACCCGCTCGGCGCGTACCTCCTGCACCGCGGCCTGCAGACCCTCCCGCTGCGGGTCCGCGCCCAGCAGGCCGGCGCCGAGAAACTCGCCGCCTGGCTCGCCGGCCACCCGGGCGTCGAGCGAGTCCACCACCCCTCGCTGCACGACCCGGCCGGGCTGGTCGGCCGCCAGATGTCCGGCACCGGCAGCCTGCTCGCCTTCGAAGTACGCGGCGGCGCGCCCGCCGCGGCCACCGTCGCCGGCGCCTGCCGGCTGATCACCCACGCCGTGTCGCTCGGCGGCGTCGACACGCTGATCCAGCACCCGGCCTCGCTTACGCACCGGCCGGTCGAGGGCGACGCCAAGCCGTGCGGGGGGCTGCTGCGGCTCTCCGTCGGCCTGGAGGACCCGGAGGACCTGCGGGCGGACCTGGAACGGGCGCTCGCCGCGATCTGA
- a CDS encoding ABC transporter ATP-binding protein encodes MLLEIEDVSLLYGRIQALHGISLTVGEGEIVALIGANGAGKSTTMRAISGIRPVASGKIRFEGEDITKLRADLRVRRGLCQAPEGRGIFPGMSVLENLDMGAYTRRDRAGIAQDLDRVLELFPRLAERRKQAGGTLSGGEQQMLAVGRALMSRPKLLLLDEPSMGLAPMLIQQIFNIITEINQQGTTILLVEQNAQQALARAHRAYVLETGRIVKSGTGAELLHDSAVKEAYLGVA; translated from the coding sequence ATGCTGCTTGAGATCGAAGATGTGAGCCTGCTCTACGGGCGGATCCAGGCGCTGCACGGCATCAGCCTGACCGTGGGCGAGGGCGAGATCGTGGCGCTGATCGGTGCCAACGGCGCCGGCAAGTCCACCACGATGCGGGCGATCTCCGGGATCCGGCCGGTGGCCTCCGGGAAGATCCGGTTCGAGGGCGAGGACATCACCAAGCTCCGGGCCGACCTGCGGGTGCGGCGCGGGCTGTGCCAGGCCCCCGAGGGGCGCGGCATCTTCCCCGGCATGAGCGTGCTGGAGAACCTGGACATGGGGGCGTACACCCGCCGGGACCGCGCGGGCATCGCCCAGGACCTCGACCGGGTGCTGGAGCTCTTCCCTCGGCTGGCCGAGCGGCGCAAGCAGGCCGGCGGCACCCTCTCCGGCGGTGAGCAGCAGATGCTCGCCGTCGGCCGGGCGCTGATGAGCCGGCCGAAGCTGCTGCTGCTCGACGAGCCGTCGATGGGTCTCGCGCCGATGTTGATCCAGCAGATCTTCAACATCATCACCGAGATCAACCAGCAGGGCACCACGATCCTGCTGGTGGAGCAGAACGCCCAGCAGGCGCTGGCCCGGGCGCACCGGGCGTACGTGCTGGAGACCGGCCGGATCGTGAAGAGCGGCACCGGTGCGGAACTGTTGCACGACTCGGCGGTCAAAGAGGCGTACCTCGGCGTAGCCTGA
- a CDS encoding branched-chain amino acid ABC transporter substrate-binding protein — MRQKLARVLGGVAAMALAVGGAAACKSDSGSEASGGACGYKIVFFGALTGPDAGLGINENNGVKLAVDQYNKANKDCTVELLQLDSQGSPDQAPQLANQAIDDEKVLGVVGPAFSGESEAANPLFNEAGLVHITASATRPSLSQQGWKTFFRSVGNDNAQGPAAAKYIKEELKAEKVFVIDDQSAYGAGLADEVKKALGAAVVDTDKVQGGGKQTEFSGTVTKVKASGATAVFFGGYYAEGGLIRKALTNAGVKATMVGADGMKDPAFIDGASKTAAEGTIFTCPCLPASEVKGTFPADYKAMHGTDPGTYSDNAFDAANILLSGIKAGKNTRADLLAYVKGYTGEGVVGSYKFTDTGELDPSAVQIWAYKVENGAIVPVKRVPLT, encoded by the coding sequence TTGAGGCAGAAGCTCGCACGAGTGCTCGGCGGGGTCGCTGCGATGGCGCTCGCCGTTGGTGGCGCCGCGGCATGCAAGAGCGACAGCGGCAGTGAGGCGTCCGGTGGCGCGTGTGGTTACAAGATCGTGTTCTTCGGGGCCCTGACCGGCCCCGACGCGGGTCTGGGCATCAACGAGAACAACGGCGTGAAGCTCGCCGTTGACCAGTACAACAAGGCCAACAAGGACTGCACGGTCGAGCTGCTTCAGCTGGACTCGCAGGGCAGCCCGGACCAGGCGCCGCAGCTCGCCAACCAGGCCATCGACGACGAGAAGGTGCTCGGGGTTGTCGGGCCGGCCTTCTCCGGCGAGTCGGAGGCGGCCAACCCGCTCTTCAACGAGGCGGGGCTGGTGCACATCACCGCGTCCGCGACCCGGCCCAGCCTGAGCCAGCAGGGCTGGAAGACCTTCTTCCGCTCGGTCGGCAACGACAACGCGCAGGGCCCGGCGGCGGCGAAGTACATCAAGGAAGAGCTCAAGGCCGAGAAGGTCTTCGTCATCGACGACCAGTCGGCGTACGGCGCGGGGCTGGCCGACGAGGTCAAGAAGGCGCTCGGCGCCGCGGTCGTCGACACCGACAAGGTGCAGGGTGGCGGCAAGCAGACCGAGTTCTCCGGCACCGTCACCAAGGTGAAGGCCTCCGGCGCCACGGCTGTGTTCTTCGGTGGCTACTACGCCGAGGGTGGTCTGATCCGCAAGGCGCTGACCAACGCCGGTGTCAAGGCCACGATGGTCGGCGCTGACGGCATGAAGGACCCGGCCTTCATCGACGGCGCGAGCAAGACGGCGGCTGAGGGGACCATCTTCACCTGCCCGTGCCTGCCGGCGAGCGAGGTGAAGGGGACCTTCCCCGCGGACTACAAGGCGATGCACGGCACCGACCCGGGCACCTACAGCGACAACGCCTTCGACGCGGCGAACATCCTGCTGTCCGGCATCAAGGCGGGCAAGAACACCCGTGCCGACCTGCTGGCGTACGTGAAGGGCTACACCGGTGAGGGTGTCGTCGGGTCGTACAAGTTCACCGACACCGGCGAGCTGGACCCGTCGGCCGTCCAGATCTGGGCGTACAAGGTCGAGAACGGCGCGATCGTGCCGGTGAAGCGGGTTCCGCTGACGTAG
- a CDS encoding ANTAR domain-containing response regulator, with amino-acid sequence MAETETDGERRRVLIAEDEALIRLDLAEMLAEEGYEVVGEAGDGETAVRLAEELKPDLVILDIKMPIMDGLAAAERIAGARIAPVIILTAFSQRELVERARAAGAMAYLVKPFQKSDLVPAVEIALSRYSEIAALEAEVAGLTDRLEIRKTVERAKGALMTTYGMTEPQAFKWIQRTAMDHRMTMKEVAERILAETSGGEVTQPAS; translated from the coding sequence GTGGCCGAGACGGAGACGGACGGCGAGCGCAGGCGCGTACTGATCGCCGAGGACGAGGCGCTCATCCGGCTGGATCTGGCCGAGATGCTGGCCGAGGAGGGCTACGAGGTGGTCGGCGAGGCCGGCGACGGTGAGACCGCCGTGCGGCTCGCCGAGGAGCTGAAGCCGGATCTGGTCATCCTCGACATCAAGATGCCGATCATGGACGGGCTGGCCGCCGCCGAGCGGATCGCCGGTGCCCGGATCGCCCCGGTGATCATCCTGACCGCGTTCAGCCAGCGGGAGCTGGTGGAGCGGGCCCGGGCCGCCGGCGCGATGGCGTACCTGGTCAAGCCGTTCCAGAAGAGCGACCTGGTGCCGGCGGTGGAGATCGCGCTGTCCCGCTACTCCGAGATCGCCGCGCTCGAGGCGGAGGTCGCCGGCCTCACCGACCGGCTGGAGATCCGCAAGACCGTCGAGCGGGCCAAGGGCGCCCTGATGACCACGTACGGGATGACCGAGCCGCAGGCGTTCAAGTGGATCCAGCGTACGGCGATGGATCACCGGATGACCATGAAGGAGGTCGCCGAGCGGATCCTCGCCGAGACCTCCGGCGGTGAGGTGACCCAGCCGGCCAGCTGA
- a CDS encoding branched-chain amino acid ABC transporter permease has translation MNVDGLISNFGELTTTGLTVGAIYALVALGYTLVYGVLRLINFAHSEVFISGAYAALFTWAAFGLTGNSRVTGFGSIVFYLLVAMLVAALASATVATVVERVAYRPLRKRNAPPLAFLITAIGASIVIAEAFGVYTRRLSRGAPSVVPTEPLFRIGKAEIGWVELLIVGSALVMMVALDQFINRSRIGRGIRAVSQDPNTAALMGVNKDRIIMIVFIAGGLMAGVAGVLYNVRIGALAYSVGFLLGLKAFTAAVLGGIGNLRGALLGGLLLGLTENYASGLFGAQWKDLTAFVVLVVLLMFRPTGLLGESLRGARA, from the coding sequence TTGAACGTCGACGGATTGATCTCCAATTTCGGAGAGCTCACGACGACCGGCCTGACCGTGGGGGCGATCTACGCCTTGGTCGCGCTCGGTTACACACTGGTCTACGGTGTATTGAGGCTTATCAACTTCGCCCACTCCGAGGTCTTCATCTCTGGCGCGTACGCCGCGCTGTTCACCTGGGCCGCGTTCGGCCTGACCGGCAACTCTCGGGTCACCGGCTTCGGCTCGATTGTGTTCTATCTGCTGGTCGCGATGCTGGTGGCGGCGTTGGCCTCGGCGACGGTGGCGACCGTGGTCGAGCGGGTGGCCTACCGGCCGCTCCGTAAGCGCAACGCGCCGCCGCTGGCCTTTCTGATCACGGCGATCGGCGCATCGATCGTCATCGCGGAGGCGTTCGGCGTCTACACCCGCCGGTTGTCGCGGGGTGCGCCGTCGGTGGTGCCGACCGAGCCCCTGTTCCGGATCGGCAAGGCGGAGATCGGCTGGGTAGAGCTGCTGATCGTCGGTTCCGCGCTGGTGATGATGGTCGCGCTCGACCAGTTCATCAACCGCAGCCGGATCGGTCGCGGGATCCGGGCGGTGTCCCAGGATCCGAACACGGCGGCGCTGATGGGGGTGAACAAGGACCGGATCATCATGATCGTCTTCATCGCCGGTGGCTTGATGGCCGGCGTGGCGGGCGTGCTGTACAACGTGCGGATCGGGGCCCTGGCCTACAGCGTCGGGTTCCTGTTGGGGCTCAAGGCGTTCACGGCCGCGGTGCTCGGTGGCATCGGCAACCTGCGCGGCGCGTTGCTCGGCGGCCTGCTGCTCGGCTTGACCGAGAACTACGCCTCGGGCCTGTTCGGTGCGCAGTGGAAGGACCTGACCGCGTTCGTGGTGCTGGTCGTGCTGCTGATGTTCCGGCCTACCGGCCTGCTGGGCGAATCACTGCGGGGAGCGCGGGCATGA
- a CDS encoding ABC transporter substrate-binding protein, whose amino-acid sequence MRNLIGGRRAAVGVAGAAVLLLSLAACGEKENSGGAGAGPSVTATADSDLAAKVPDAIKADGKIVVGSDTSYAPAEFLDNDGKTAIGFDIELFTAVAAKLGLKAEFVSADFGAIITGVNSGKYEVGVSSFTINDERKTQANMVSYYQVGTQWATKKGNPAGVSIDNACGKKIAVQKDTVQVEDIEKRSKACTDAGKPAITIEQFPGQDAATAAVVSGKDDAMLADYPVGVYAVTQSEGQLELLDKMYEAAPYGYVVAKDQTAFAEAVRDATKALIADGTYKTILDKWKVGDGAITDPAINP is encoded by the coding sequence ATGCGTAACCTCATTGGCGGCCGGCGGGCCGCGGTGGGCGTCGCCGGCGCGGCAGTCCTGCTGCTCTCCCTCGCCGCCTGCGGCGAGAAGGAGAATTCCGGCGGGGCCGGTGCCGGCCCCTCCGTGACGGCTACGGCCGACTCGGATCTCGCCGCGAAGGTGCCGGACGCGATCAAGGCGGACGGCAAGATCGTGGTCGGCAGCGACACCTCCTACGCCCCGGCCGAGTTCCTCGACAACGACGGCAAGACGGCCATCGGGTTCGACATCGAGCTCTTCACCGCGGTCGCCGCGAAGCTGGGGCTGAAGGCGGAGTTCGTCTCCGCGGACTTCGGCGCCATCATCACCGGCGTCAACTCCGGCAAGTACGAGGTCGGCGTCTCTTCGTTCACCATCAACGACGAGCGCAAGACCCAGGCCAACATGGTCAGCTACTACCAGGTCGGCACCCAGTGGGCGACCAAGAAGGGCAACCCGGCCGGCGTCTCCATCGACAACGCCTGCGGCAAGAAGATCGCCGTCCAGAAGGACACCGTCCAGGTCGAGGACATCGAGAAGCGGTCGAAGGCCTGCACCGACGCCGGCAAGCCGGCGATCACCATCGAGCAGTTCCCCGGCCAGGACGCGGCGACCGCGGCCGTGGTCTCCGGCAAGGACGACGCGATGCTCGCCGACTACCCGGTCGGGGTGTACGCGGTGACCCAGTCCGAGGGCCAACTGGAGCTGCTCGACAAGATGTACGAGGCGGCGCCTTACGGCTACGTGGTGGCCAAGGACCAGACCGCGTTCGCCGAGGCCGTCCGGGACGCGACGAAGGCACTGATCGCGGACGGGACGTACAAGACCATTCTGGACAAGTGGAAGGTCGGGGACGGCGCGATCACGGATCCCGCGATCAACCCGTAA
- a CDS encoding Lrp/AsnC family transcriptional regulator, with protein sequence MPVAPNDVRPFAALDKVDRAILAELAADGRLPNNALAERVGVAPSTCLARTRVLRESGAIRGFHAEVDPAAVGLPLQALVSVRLAAHERAAVDAFRARSVRLPGVVSVFHVAGAEDYVLHVRAASGDALRDFVLDHLAVDPAVQHTQTSLIFEQARGMG encoded by the coding sequence ATGCCTGTTGCACCGAATGATGTACGGCCGTTCGCGGCGCTGGACAAGGTCGACCGCGCGATCCTGGCCGAGCTGGCAGCCGACGGCCGGCTGCCGAACAATGCCCTTGCCGAACGGGTCGGGGTGGCGCCGTCCACCTGCCTGGCGCGCACCCGGGTGTTGCGCGAGTCCGGGGCGATCCGTGGGTTCCACGCCGAGGTGGATCCGGCGGCGGTGGGGTTGCCGTTGCAGGCGCTGGTGTCGGTGCGTCTGGCGGCGCACGAGCGGGCGGCGGTGGACGCGTTCCGGGCCCGGTCGGTGCGGCTGCCCGGGGTGGTGTCGGTGTTCCACGTGGCGGGCGCGGAGGACTACGTGCTGCACGTGCGGGCGGCGTCGGGGGATGCGCTGCGGGACTTCGTGCTGGACCATCTGGCGGTGGATCCGGCGGTGCAGCACACCCAGACGAGCCTGATCTTCGAGCAGGCTCGCGGCATGGGGTAG
- a CDS encoding transcriptional regulator, protein MRARARALRAQGHNIRSVARTLSLPYTTVWHWCVDRPEPVMLGSAVRCFRCRPDQEDPPDPAAYAYLLGLYLGDGHLVTTDKVPVLRIYCADAWPNLIDLCDAAMRAVLANKVQRIQKSGCVAVQSTARHWPCLIPQHGPGKKHERRIVLAPWQWEILAPHAGHFLRGLFHSDGCRVSNRVTVRGKEYAYPRYMFSNRSPDIMELCQWALDLLGIAWRMNLPWSLSVARREAVAALDRHVGPKS, encoded by the coding sequence ATGCGAGCGCGTGCCCGCGCTCTTCGTGCCCAAGGCCACAACATCCGCTCGGTGGCCCGCACCCTCTCCTTGCCCTACACCACCGTCTGGCACTGGTGCGTCGACCGCCCGGAACCGGTGATGCTCGGCAGCGCGGTCCGCTGCTTCCGCTGCCGCCCGGACCAGGAAGACCCGCCCGATCCGGCGGCCTACGCCTATCTACTCGGCCTGTACCTCGGCGACGGGCACCTCGTCACGACCGACAAGGTGCCGGTTCTCCGCATCTACTGCGCCGATGCCTGGCCCAACCTGATAGATCTGTGTGACGCAGCCATGCGTGCCGTGCTCGCCAACAAGGTCCAGCGGATCCAGAAGAGCGGGTGCGTCGCCGTACAGAGCACCGCCCGGCACTGGCCATGCCTCATTCCCCAGCACGGGCCGGGCAAGAAGCACGAGCGCCGGATCGTCCTCGCCCCCTGGCAATGGGAGATCCTGGCACCACACGCCGGCCACTTCCTCCGCGGGTTGTTCCACTCCGATGGCTGCCGGGTGAGCAACCGGGTCACTGTCCGCGGCAAGGAGTACGCCTACCCGCGTTACATGTTCTCCAACCGGTCCCCCGACATCATGGAACTCTGCCAGTGGGCCCTCGATCTACTCGGCATCGCCTGGCGGATGAACCTGCCCTGGTCCCTCTCCGTCGCGCGGCGCGAGGCGGTCGCCGCGCTGGACCGCCACGTCGGCCCGAAGTCCTGA
- a CDS encoding LLM class flavin-dependent oxidoreductase, with the protein MIDVPLSVLDLAPVAADGSVGEALRHTTELARRTEELGYRRFWVAEHHNMPSIASSAPAVLLAHLAARTSTIRLGSGGVMLPNHAPLVVAEQFGTLEALHPGRIDLGIGRAPGTDQVTALALRRSMEGLSAEHFPRELADLMNYFSGAEPGPITATPGRGQAPAIWLLGSSGFSAQLAGLLGLPFSFAHHFSAQNTLPALQLYRQSFRPSQWLDRPYAMVAVNAVCAETDERAEWLAGPAGLSFLKLRSGRPEPLVTPEEAAAYPYTELEREFVAQRREGQATGSPETVARQLGALLERTGADELMLTTMVYDVADRVRSFELVAERVAGGLRRDA; encoded by the coding sequence GTGATCGACGTACCGCTCTCTGTTCTTGATCTTGCTCCGGTCGCCGCCGACGGCAGCGTCGGTGAGGCCCTGCGGCACACCACCGAGCTGGCCCGGCGTACGGAGGAGCTGGGCTACCGCCGGTTCTGGGTGGCCGAGCACCACAACATGCCCTCGATCGCCTCGTCCGCGCCGGCCGTGCTCCTCGCGCACCTGGCCGCGCGGACGAGCACGATCCGGCTCGGCTCGGGCGGGGTGATGCTGCCCAACCACGCGCCGCTGGTGGTGGCCGAGCAGTTCGGCACCCTGGAGGCGCTGCACCCGGGCCGCATCGATCTGGGTATCGGCCGGGCGCCGGGCACCGACCAGGTGACCGCGCTGGCGCTGCGCCGGAGCATGGAGGGGCTGTCGGCCGAGCACTTCCCCCGGGAGCTGGCCGACCTGATGAACTACTTCAGCGGTGCCGAGCCGGGTCCGATCACCGCGACCCCGGGCCGGGGCCAGGCGCCGGCGATCTGGCTGCTCGGGTCGAGCGGGTTCAGCGCCCAGCTCGCCGGCCTGCTCGGGTTGCCGTTCTCGTTCGCGCACCATTTCAGCGCGCAGAACACGCTGCCCGCGTTGCAGCTCTACCGGCAGAGCTTCCGCCCGTCGCAGTGGTTGGACCGGCCGTACGCGATGGTCGCGGTGAACGCGGTCTGCGCGGAGACCGACGAGCGGGCGGAGTGGCTGGCCGGCCCGGCCGGGCTGTCCTTCCTGAAGTTGCGCTCGGGGCGGCCGGAGCCCCTGGTGACGCCGGAGGAGGCGGCGGCCTATCCGTACACGGAGCTGGAGCGGGAGTTCGTCGCGCAGCGCCGGGAGGGGCAGGCGACCGGTTCGCCGGAGACGGTGGCCCGGCAGCTCGGCGCGCTGTTGGAGCGGACCGGCGCGGACGAGCTGATGCTCACCACGATGGTGTACGACGTGGCCGACCGGGTCCGCTCGTTCGAGCTGGTCGCCGAGCGGGTGGCCGGTGGCCTGCGCCGGGACGCCTGA
- a CDS encoding ABC transporter ATP-binding protein, which produces MAETVQNVPAQRAASVEVEREPLLEVDHVTLRFGGVVALNDVNFTLYKGEIFGLIGPNGAGKTTCFNAMTGIYRPTEGEIRFRGERINGKKRHQITKMGMARTFQNIRLFPEMTALENVQVGADAHHKTSVISALLRLPRHWREERDGLEKARALLDFVGISGRMHETARNLSYGEQRRLEIARALATDPVLLCLDEPAAGFNPAEKEELLQLIRKIRDRGITVLLIEHDMKLVMGVTDRIAVLEFGKKIAEGLPAEVRENPKVIAAYLGVPDDAA; this is translated from the coding sequence GTGGCTGAGACGGTGCAGAACGTTCCCGCGCAGCGGGCCGCGTCGGTCGAGGTTGAACGGGAGCCGCTGCTCGAGGTCGACCACGTCACGCTCCGGTTCGGTGGCGTCGTGGCGCTCAACGACGTGAACTTCACCCTCTACAAGGGGGAGATCTTCGGGCTGATAGGGCCCAACGGCGCGGGCAAGACCACCTGCTTCAACGCGATGACCGGCATCTACCGCCCGACCGAGGGGGAGATCCGGTTCCGTGGGGAGCGGATCAACGGCAAGAAGCGGCACCAGATCACCAAGATGGGCATGGCCCGCACCTTCCAGAACATCCGGCTCTTCCCCGAGATGACCGCGCTGGAGAACGTGCAGGTGGGCGCGGACGCGCACCACAAGACGAGTGTGATCTCGGCGCTGCTGCGGCTGCCCCGGCACTGGCGGGAGGAGCGGGACGGGCTGGAGAAGGCCCGCGCCCTGCTCGACTTCGTCGGGATCTCCGGACGGATGCACGAGACGGCCCGCAATCTCTCGTACGGCGAGCAGCGCCGGCTGGAGATCGCCCGGGCGCTGGCCACCGACCCGGTGCTGTTGTGCCTGGACGAGCCGGCGGCCGGCTTCAACCCGGCGGAGAAGGAGGAGCTGCTGCAGCTCATCCGGAAGATCCGTGACCGCGGCATCACCGTGCTGCTCATCGAGCACGACATGAAGCTGGTCATGGGTGTCACCGACCGGATCGCGGTGCTGGAGTTTGGAAAGAAGATCGCGGAAGGGCTGCCGGCGGAGGTACGGGAGAACCCGAAGGTGATCGCCGCCTACCTGGGGGTGCCGGACGATGCTGCTTGA
- a CDS encoding branched-chain amino acid ABC transporter permease, translated as MTSVMERIRAGRSMIGDRWHGMPSWARWLVIAAVIAFFYALPNKEFYQWLGPIPTTGSNFGQVLFMMSIYVLLAVGLNIVVGFAGLLDLGYFGFFAVGAYTVAVLSSPNSDLKTVWPWLTVLPIAIGLAMVSGVLLGLPTLRLRGDYLAIVTLGFAEMIRLTATSAGFLKGQRGFNQIPHPPGKYADGKPIFGVLDPKPYYWLVLTLIILVVLGVRNLTNSRVGRAWVSIREDEDAAQLMGVPTFKFKLWAFAAGAAIGGLAGALFAGKQNFVNNQSFELLNSIIILAAVILGGSGNILGAIVGGGLAYYLIERFRGVELFGIELYEYRFMFFGAALIIMMIYRPQGLIANRRRAAEFKDRRKEVIVGG; from the coding sequence ATGACGAGCGTGATGGAGAGGATCCGGGCGGGCCGGAGCATGATCGGCGACCGCTGGCACGGCATGCCGTCCTGGGCGCGCTGGCTTGTCATCGCGGCAGTCATCGCCTTCTTCTACGCCCTGCCGAACAAGGAGTTCTACCAGTGGCTCGGGCCGATCCCGACCACCGGGTCCAACTTCGGCCAGGTGCTGTTCATGATGTCGATCTACGTGTTGTTGGCGGTGGGCCTCAACATCGTGGTCGGCTTCGCCGGCCTGCTCGACCTGGGCTATTTCGGCTTCTTCGCCGTCGGCGCGTACACGGTGGCGGTACTGAGCTCACCCAACAGCGACCTCAAGACGGTGTGGCCGTGGCTGACCGTGCTGCCGATCGCGATCGGTCTGGCGATGGTGTCGGGCGTGCTGCTGGGTCTGCCGACGCTGCGGCTGCGCGGTGACTACCTGGCGATCGTGACGCTGGGCTTCGCGGAGATGATCCGGCTGACGGCGACCAGCGCGGGGTTCCTGAAGGGCCAGCGCGGCTTCAACCAGATTCCGCACCCGCCGGGCAAGTACGCGGACGGGAAGCCGATCTTCGGCGTGCTGGACCCGAAGCCGTACTACTGGCTGGTCCTCACCTTGATCATCCTGGTGGTGCTCGGGGTGCGGAACCTGACCAACAGCCGGGTCGGCCGTGCCTGGGTCTCCATCCGGGAGGACGAGGACGCGGCGCAGCTGATGGGCGTGCCGACGTTCAAGTTCAAGCTGTGGGCGTTCGCCGCCGGTGCCGCGATCGGTGGCCTGGCGGGGGCGTTGTTCGCCGGCAAGCAGAACTTCGTCAACAACCAGAGCTTCGAACTGCTGAACTCGATCATCATCCTGGCAGCGGTCATCCTCGGTGGTTCCGGCAACATCCTCGGTGCCATCGTCGGCGGTGGCCTGGCCTACTACCTGATCGAACGCTTCCGGGGCGTGGAGCTGTTCGGCATCGAGCTGTATGAGTATCGTTTCATGTTCTTCGGCGCGGCCCTGATCATCATGATGATCTACCGGCCGCAGGGCCTGATCGCCAACCGGCGTAGAGCGGCCGAGTTCAAGGATCGGCGCAAGGAGGTGATCGTCGGTGGCTGA